The Microbacterium trichothecenolyticum sequence CCCGCGCTGTGCTTGGCGCCGCCGGCCGTCGGCAGAACGTGGTTGGTTCCCGCCATGCCTTTGTCGGAGTACGCGACCGTGCTCCACGGGCCGAGGAACAGCGAGCCGTAGTTGCGGAGCGCGTCGTGGTACCACGCGTCGTCGCCGGTGATCACCTCGAGGTGTTCGGGGGCGAGGTCGTCCATGAGCTCGACCGCCGTCGCGCGGTCGGAGGCGACGAGCACCGTCCCGTAGTCGCGCCACGCGGCGCCCGCAATGTCGCGGGTCGCGAGGCTCGCGAGCTGCCGCTCGATCTCGACGATGACCGCGCGTCCCAGTTCTTCGGAGGTCGTGATGAGTGCGGCGGGCGAGTTCGGGCCGTGTTCCGCCTGCCCGAGCAGATCGGCGGCGACGAGTTCGGCATCCGCCGTGTCGTCGGCGACGACCGCGACCTCGGAGGGCCCGGCGAGCAGGTCGATCGCGACGGTGCCGAAGAGCTGCCGCTTGGCCTCTGCCACGTAGGCGTTGCCGGCGCCCACGATCATGTCGACCGGCAGATCGGCGACCAGGCCGTGGGCGAGTGCGGCGAGTGCCTGAACGCCACCCAGCACGAAGATCCGATCGACGCCCGAGACGTGGGCCGCGTACACGACGGCGTCGTTCGCGTCACCGTCGGGTTGCGGCGGGGTGCAGGCGACGGCCGTGGGCACGCCGGCGGCCTTGGCGACCCCGATCGTCATGAAGGCGCTCGCGGTGAGCGGGAAGCGGCCGGCCGGGAGGTAGGCGCCCACCCGCCCGACGGGGATGTACCGCACTCCTGTGCGCACCCCGTCGACGAGTTCGAGCTCGAAGTCGACGAGCCGCTCGCGCTGCGCGGCGGCGAACGCACGGGTGCGGGCACCGCCGAGCTCGATCGCCTCGCGCAGGGCCGGTGCGAGGCGATCTCCCGAGCGCGCGATCTGGGCCGGCGTGAGCTCGATGTCGCGCCCGTCGTATCGGTCGAGCCGTCGGGCGTAGTCGAGCACCGCGTCGATGCCGCGCGCTTCGATGTCGAGGAGCATTCTGCTGACGGTGTCGATGACGGCCGGGTTGCGCTGCGCGGCGGGTGCATCGACGGCGGGGGACTTCAGGAACTGGAATCTGCCCTCGTGGCGAGCGAGGACCGCGGGCGTGAATTTCATACGCTCACGCTAGGCCATACGTATGCACAGCACAACGGGATATTAACCAGGAGGAACCAACGGACATACCATTGGCTCATGTCGATCACCCTCGCGCAATTGCGTGCGTTCCTCGGGGCATTCGAACTCGGCTCGTTCACCGCGGCGGGCAACGAGTTGGGAATGGGGCAGGCCTCGGTCTCGGAACTGGTGGCGCGTCTCGAGGCAGAGATCGGCGCGCCGCTGTTTCACCGGCGACCACGCCGACTGGTGCCGACAGAGGCT is a genomic window containing:
- the hisD gene encoding histidinol dehydrogenase; this encodes MKFTPAVLARHEGRFQFLKSPAVDAPAAQRNPAVIDTVSRMLLDIEARGIDAVLDYARRLDRYDGRDIELTPAQIARSGDRLAPALREAIELGGARTRAFAAAQRERLVDFELELVDGVRTGVRYIPVGRVGAYLPAGRFPLTASAFMTIGVAKAAGVPTAVACTPPQPDGDANDAVVYAAHVSGVDRIFVLGGVQALAALAHGLVADLPVDMIVGAGNAYVAEAKRQLFGTVAIDLLAGPSEVAVVADDTADAELVAADLLGQAEHGPNSPAALITTSEELGRAVIVEIERQLASLATRDIAGAAWRDYGTVLVASDRATAVELMDDLAPEHLEVITGDDAWYHDALRNYGSLFLGPWSTVAYSDKGMAGTNHVLPTAGGAKHSAGLSVARFLKPLTYQAVSRAATDALAPAVQTISDSEGMAAHSATATMRLARL